In a genomic window of Vigna angularis cultivar LongXiaoDou No.4 chromosome 6, ASM1680809v1, whole genome shotgun sequence:
- the LOC108345147 gene encoding phosphoenolpyruvate carboxylase kinase 2, with product MHQEEAAPKKQQYQALEEIGRGKFATVFRCFHPSSNQFYALKLINNRLLTDATDRHCLEVEAKAMTFLSPHPNILKIIDAFQDAHTSTIILQLCQPRTLFDRIADGPLPESHAASLTKQLLEALTHCHALGLAHRDIKPENLLFDEANNLKLSDFGSAEWFGEGRSMRGVVGTPYYVAPEVIMGREYDEKVDVWSCGVILYTMLSGIPPFYGDSAAEIFEAVLRANLRFPSTIFRSVSLQAKDLLRKMICRDPSRRISALQALRHPWILSSADLS from the exons ATGCACCAAGAAGAAGCAGCCCCCAAAAAACAACAATACCAAGCGTTGGAAGAAATCGGTCGAGGCAAATTCGCCACCGTCTTCCGCTGCTTCCACCCTTCCTCCAACCAATTCTACGCTCTCAAACTCATCAACAACCGCCTCCTCACCGACGCCACCGACCGTCACTGCCTCGAAGTGGAGGCCAAGGCCATGACCTTCCTCTCTCCCCACCCCAACATTCTCAAAATCATCGACGCCTTCCAAGACGCCCACACCTCCACCATCATTCTCCAGCTCTGCCAGCCTCGCACCCTCTTCGACCGCATCGCCGACGGCCCTCTGCCGGAGTCCCACGCCGCCTCCCTCACCAAACAGCTCCTCGAAGCCCTCACCCACTGCCACGCGCTCGGCCTCGCCCACAGAGACATCAAACCCGAAAACCTCTTGTTCGACGAAGCCAACAACCTTAAACTCTCCGACTTCGGCTCCGCAGAGTGGTTCGGTGAGGGCAGGAGCATGCGCGGCGTGGTGGGCACCCCTTATTACGTGGCGCCTGAAGTGATCATGGGGAGAGAGTACGACGAGAAAGTCGATGTTTGGAGCTGTGGGGTTATTCTTTACACAATGTTGAGTGGCATTCCACCCTTCTATGGCGACTCTGCTGCAGAAATTTTCGAAGCTGTTTTAAGGGCTAATCTTAGGTTTCCTTCCACAATTTTTAGGTCTGTGTCTCTTCAGGCTAAGGATCTTCTTAGGAAGATGATCTGTAGAGATCCCTCTAGACGTATATCTGCACTTCAAGCATTGA GACATCCATGGATTTTGAGTAGTGCTGATCTTTCTTGA